Proteins encoded in a region of the Diospyros lotus cultivar Yz01 chromosome 9, ASM1463336v1, whole genome shotgun sequence genome:
- the LOC127809293 gene encoding LOW QUALITY PROTEIN: uncharacterized protein LOC127809293 (The sequence of the model RefSeq protein was modified relative to this genomic sequence to represent the inferred CDS: substituted 3 bases at 3 genomic stop codons) codes for MSLIGRVNETPIRKLVADEMSKETDSMRSPNVISRLMGLDGLPPQQPLHGKHKGFSKTYQLRTASVQEFKDVYEVLEATVVDGGTDEKFYNAKEFFDILDKLDTNKGRNFLQHQDPLFIKHLIDLQGAASESGCRHLAITKSSNSEAFESNAISRKSEKKSLQCESGYPQKREDGFSTRSSNHPGTQKPCKTSEVHLELKHEKDITPTRIVILKPNIVKLHNATKYVSSPCTSHGNLSDCGKHVEYQGVGTSEIGAWIKKKMHDDACFSRPKSGEPREIAKEITKRMKESSCREPIGSSSIFWGYNGDESSCDVSESDSGSASEVARPISRKSFLCGNHQKSSLHSVELHVSMEAKKRISERWKMSQRYKDVGTIGKGSTLGEILTTPGWEMRSQNLDTVINLDGSDDGCVCNNENTLGNSPLGISSRDGWKDGGLRRSSRSRSIPTSFVGYGGAKASMERETLEPGCFLIPGEAMNRGRNNDDMYCSDAKQSSKSQIEIVLQKKEPSDQKYLMSEVPANNDIGKSLNIDAEEGDGHDYMIMYSQSSNELLSDPSSWLSGNGGSSIQVPNNLNIQELQIEPPKEDSVLQKYTIPKPQSPSRSKEPNHPSPLSVLEVPFTEDVSSGSKCFERFNADLHELRKQLELLKMESAPFADAEMLVSIEKDVGQGLLAVSDEKETCGDQSWESSYIFIHAATLVSSTCPFNLDPLKVFCRFASAAFAAGLAHPYTAQEVAKAFMDTTIALHGVSMVITSDRDRIFTSTFWQEIARMIQTKEATKPNKXYRLKXXQELQGRTITDDNTLSHAYIKRWSQATMSMNEK; via the exons ATGAGTCTGATTGGGCGAGTTAATGAAACCCCGATAAGGAAGCTGGTAGCAGATGAAATGTCAAAGGAAACAGACTCCATGAGGTCACCTAATGTTATTTCCAGATTGATGGGTCTTGATGGGCTGCCACCTCAGCAGCCTCTTCATGGGAAACACAAGGGGTTCTCAAAAACGTACCAGTTGAGGACTGCATCAGTG CAAGAATTTAAGGATGTGTATGAAGTTTTGGAAGCAACAGTGGTTGACGGTGGCACAGATGAAAAGTTTTATAATGCAAAAGAATTCTTTGATATACTTGACAAGCTAGACACCAACAAGGGGAGAAATTTTCTTCAGCATCAAGATCCCTTATTTATTAAGCATCTTATTGACCTCCAAGGTGCTGCTTCTGAATCAGGATGCAGGCATCTAGCAATTACAAAGTCATCCAATTCTGAAGCGTTTGAAAGCAATGCAATTAGTCGAAAGTCAGAGAAAAAGAGTTTGCAATGTGAATCTGGTTATCCTCAGAAGCGTGAGGATGGTTTTTCTACCCGGTCCTCCAATCATCCTGGTACCCAGAAACCTTGTAAGACATCCGAAGTTCATTTAGAACTGAAACATGAGAAGGACATCACCCCAACAAGGATTGTTATCTTGAAACCAAATATTGTAAAGTTGCATAATGCTACTAAATATGTTTCATCACCCTGTACCTCACATGGTAATCTGTCAGATTGTGGGAAGCATGTTGAATATCAGGGTGTTGGCACTAGTGAGATAGGAGCATGgattaagaaaaaaatgcatGATGATGCTTGTTTTTCAAGGCCAAAGTCTGGAGAACCAAGAGAAATAGCAAAGGAAATTACCAAGAGAATGAAGGAGAGTTCATGCAGAGAGCCAATAGGTTCATCCTCCATATTTTGGGGATATAATGGGGATGAGAGCTCATGTGATGTGTCTGAAAGTGATTCTGGAAGTGCATCAGAGGTAGCAAGGCCAATTTCTAGAAAGTCCTTTCTCTGTGGTAACCACCAGAAGTCTTCATTGCATTCTGTAGAGTTGCATGTAAGCATGGAGGCGAAGAAGAGAATCTCAGAAAGGTGGAAGATGTCTCAAAGGTATAAAGATGTTGGAACAATTGGTAAAGGCAGTACCCTTGGTGAAATCCTTACTACTCCTGGTTGGGAAATGAGGTCACAGAATTTGGATACAGTGATTAATCTGGATGGGTCTGATGATGGATGTGTTTGCAATAATGAAAATACATTGGGAAATAGTCCTTTGGGTATTAGTAGTAGGGATGGCTGGAAGGATGGAGGTCTCAGGAGATCATCCAGATCAAGATCTATTCCTACTTCATTTGTTGGCTATGGTGGTGCAAAGGCAAGCATGGAACGGGAGACGCTTGAACCGGGCTGTTTCCTAATACCAGGAGAAGCCATGAATAGGGGTAGAAATAA TGATGATATGTATTGTTCGGATGCAAAGCAATCTAGCAAATCTCAAATAGAGATCGTCCTTCAAAAGAAAGAACCATCTGACCAGAAGTATTTGATGTCTGAGGTACCAGCTAATAATGATATTGGCAAAAGTTTGAACATTGATGCTGAGGAAGGTGATGGACATGACTATATGATTATGTATTCTCAATCTTCTAATGAGTTGCTTTCAGACCCTTCAAGTTGGTTGTCAGGAAATGGTGGTTCTTCTATTCAGGTTCCCAACAATTTAAACATACAGGAACTGCAAATTGAACCACCCAAAGAAGATTCAGTTCTTCAAAAATATACAATTCCTAAACCACAATCTCCCTCAAGATCAAAGGAGCCTAATCACCCAAGTCCACTTTCAGTTCTGGAAGTCCCATTTACAGAAGATGTGTCATCTGGTTCTAAATGCTTTGAGAGATTCAATGCTGACCTTCATGAGCTGAGAAAGCAGCTTGAGCTTCTCAAGATGGAGTCTGCACCATTTGCAGATGCAGAGATGCTCGTGTCAATTGAGAAAGATGTTGGCCAAGGATTACTTGCGGTCTCTGACGAGAAGGAAACATGTGGAGATCAGAGCTGGGAATCTTCCTACATATTT ATACATGCTGCTACACTAGTGTCTTCAACATGCCCCTTCAACTTAGACCCTCTTAAGGTATTCTGTAGATTTGCTTCTGCAGCTTTTGCAGCAG GCTTGGCTCATCCCTATACGGCGCAAGAGGTGGCCAAAGCTTTCATGGACACAACAATTGCTTTGCATGGGGTGTCGATGGTTATTACATCGGACAGGGACAGGATATTCACCAGCACCTTTTGGCAAGAAATCGCGAG